In Lactuca sativa cultivar Salinas chromosome 5, Lsat_Salinas_v11, whole genome shotgun sequence, the DNA window ACCATCTGGAAATAGCATGCACAACACTAACATGATATTATTCACGAAAATATATTACCTAAAATTTGTTATTGGTTTATGCATTTAGCCTTATTTTTTAATCTCATTACCATCatcaaaaaacaaaattataataTCTAATTATCTATGACTGTTATTTAGTAAGACCAATATACTGTATTAATAAACAAACTACTACAAGGTTATCCCATGTTTAATAATAACGAATGCAAACATAATGTAATTTTTGTTTCAAAACACAAGTATTTTCGTTTATATGAATATTGTATTCTATCAATTTTTTAAGGTAAACGTCATTTTAATTTTACTATCATTCGGACAAGATATAGAGTTTTATTACACAAAAATCATTATTAATAGAACTAGTTTACAATATTATTTTATTCTATATAAAatgacaaatatatattttttagtatATTACAATGATTGAGAGATGCAAGGtgataatataatataaaaaaatatattagtaTTACGTTTCTAACTTATATTTTACGGTAACCGACACTATGCGGGGAAATAGGCATGAAGCACCCGTCACGCTAACTTATACCATTATACTAACCTACGCCTCTCAGGTTCTTCTTCTTTGGACTTTTGCACAGCCTCACCCTAACTTACGCCTACGATGATAACTTACGCTCCTCCGGTTCTTCTTGGACTGACTGCACACAATTGACGCAGTAAAACCAAAGCGCATATATTAATATGCAAATCCCTCGTCGGTCATCATCACCTACACTTGAatcttctctttctctctttctctataGATTTATATTTCTCTCTCTGCAGTTGGATCCTCAAGTAAGTATCATCAATCACTTCATGTTTGATTCTGTTTTCATGACCTCGATCTGCTTTCATTGACTTGTTGATTTCAATCAAGAGCGAACTGCATTCACCTGAAAAATTTTCCGTCAATTATAGCAATGTTGCTAATCTGATCTTACTTTGGTTTCATTCTGTGCTTCGATTTTCGTTTTGTCAGGTTAagttttccctttttttttttttttccacttTGTTTTAGATTCATTCTCTTGattcattgattttttttattgttatgtatgtgtttatgATTTTGTTGATTTAAAACCTAATGAGACGCCGTTCACCGGTGACTCCTTCAACGGATCATATGGAAAAGGGGACTAACAAGTCCCAACAGTCTCGTCTCTGTGTATTAGGGTTGCTTTGTGCGTTCTTTTGGGGTTTCTTATTGTACTTCCATTTTGTTATTATCGGTGGTAGATCTTTTCAAGTTAATCCCATTTCATCTGAGTCTAGGACTCTTGAACCTATCCCCGTTAGTCGTCCAATTCCGGAGATTGATATCGACCATGTAGAGAATTATGATAAATCTGAGAGTAGAGATTTGGTTGTAGCTCAACTGAAAACACCCAAACCAGAGCCTGTAATTGAACCAAAAACTGATGATCTTGATAAGCCAGAGGTTTTTCATTCCGTTACACCTCAGCCTAAAATCCCCCAACCAGACCCTGTAATTGAACAGAAAAACGATGATCTTAACAAGCCGAAAGTTTTCCCTTTTGTGAAGGCATTGAAAACCACGGAAAACAAAAGTGATCCATGTGGTGGGAGATATGTATATGTTCATGATCTTCCTCCAAGATTCAATGAGGATATGCTTAAGCAGTGTAGGAGTCTTAGCAAATGGACTAACATGTGTAAGTTCACCACGAATGCTGGACTTGGACCTCCATTAGAGAACACTGAAGGGGTGTTTTCAGATAACGGATGGTATGCCACAAATCAGTTTGCAGTGGATGTTATTTTCAGTAACAGGATGAAACAGTACGAGTGCTTGACTAAAGATTCATCCCTTGCTGCTGCCATCTTTGTGCCTTTCTATGCAGGTTTTGATATTGCAAGATATCTTTGGGGATACAATATATCAACCAGAGATGCTGCTTCTCTTGATCTTGTTGATTGGTTACAGAAGAGACCTGAATGGAGCATAATGGGGGGAAAGGATCATTTTCTTGTTGCGGGTAGGATCACATGGGATTTCAGGAGATTAAGTGAAGAAGAAACCGATTGGGGGAATAAGCTTTTGTTTTTACCAGCTGCTAAAAACATGTCAATGCTTGTGGTAGAATCAAGTCCATGGAATGCAAATGATTTTGCAATTCCTTATCCCACCTACTTTCATCCATCAAAGGATTCTGAAGTGTTTGCATGGCAGGATCGGATGATGAATCTAGATAGGAAATGGCTCTTCTGTTTTGCTGGTGCACCACGCCCTGATAATCCTAAATCCATTAGAGGTCAGATTATCGATCAGTGCAAGAATTCAGATGTTGGGAAGCTTTTAGAATGTGATCTTGGAGAGAGCAAATGCCATTCCCCTAGTAGCATTATGCAGATGTTTCAGAGCTCGGTTTTTTGTCTACAACCTCAAGGAGATTCTTACACAAGAAGATCAGCTTTTGACTCGATGTTGGCTGGTTGTATTCCTGTTTTCTTTCATCCTGGTTCTGCATACACACAGTACACTTGGCATCTTCCCAAAAATTACACAAAGTATTCGGTTTTCATCCCGGAGGATGATCTTCGTAAGAAGAATATCAGTTTAGAGGAACGACTGGGTCAAATCCCTGTTGACCAGGTCAAGATGATGAGAGAAGAGGTGATAAATTTGATCCCGAGGCTAATATACGCAGACCCACGTTCAAAGCTAGAGTCTCATAAAGATGCTTTTGATGTATCTGTTCAAGCGATTATCAACAAGGTGACACGATTGAGGAAAGATATGATTGATGGGCGCACTGATGATGATTTTATTGAGGAACTTAGTTGGAAGTATGCATTGCTAGATGAAGGTGAGTATGTGGGTGTTCATGAATGGGATCCCTTTTTCTCTAAACCAAAACCGAATGATGGAAACACCGATTCAGACGGGTCTTCAGCTGAAGTAGCAAAGAATTCTTGGAAAAACGAGCAAAGAGATCACTCATGAGTCATAGAGATGTAATGGAGGAGGAGGAATGTTTGGTTAAATGTCGTTTATACATGTCATATTAGAGGTTACAATCTAGTGTATTGTCTACTCGTTCAGTTGTTGAAGCAGGATAAACTATAATTTTGCTACTAATATATAGTTTGTCATTTTATCCGATTTGTGATTCTTTGTAATGATAATATATACACATACAACATGGTATTGCATGAACTCTTGTTTCTTTTTCAATACCATTTAAACAAGAATGCCCGAGTTTACCTCTGTTTATCTTTATCTAGTATGATTTTATTTAGGGTTGATTGTAAACAACCAACATTGGTTGCTGAAATGGATCAAATGTCTACCTAAAGTGTATTTGGATGTTTACGACCTTCTTATGTAtatatttatcttttattttagtACGTGGTAAAGAGAAAAGGTGTTGAAAGGTCAAACTCACCATCCATATATAAAAGTCAGTCAATTGTACACATGGCAGTTTTGGGGAGGTTGAGGTTGTAGACAGACTAGTGTATGTATGTAAGTTGTAGGGAAGAAAGTAGAAAGTTCATCTCCAGGCTGTAAACGTGTTTAGCACCAGTATTGGTATTGGTGTTTGCAATTAATCGGACACATGGCAGTTTTTGGGGAGATTGAGGGAGGGAGGTTTTTGACTATGTTGAGGGAATCTCCGGTCTCCAGGTTGTAAACGTGTTTAGCACCCCTTATTCGTACTTGTtgaataaaaaacataaaattccAATTAAGTACGGCTTCCCCTGTATTTCGAGGTTATGGAGGAATGGGGGATTTGAACTTGGATCGCTTCTTGGGGGTGCTTACCATGTTATCCTCCACAACCACTTTATTATTGTGTTATAGAGTTGAACAGAACCAGTATCACACTATGAGACCGGCCCAATCTTGGGCGATCTTTTTCGGTCTCGATCTGGTCTACATCCGTTCGGTTCCGCTTTTTGCATTTGCATTTTTAGGTTCAGATTTAGGTTTCTTTGGTTTGATTTCGGGTTTTTTCTCCACATTGTCTTTTTGGGAGGTTTTATCTCATAACATTAACTTATAAAAGCTCAATATTTCATTAATATAAAAACTTAGAAATTATTAAATAACTTTACATAATTTGGAAGATAAAAAGCATATCATTGAAACAGCATATCTATAGGGAATTTTCAAAAATTGTAGATGTTGCTATATGGATAATCTTGCTCGGGGTTGTAATATTCTTGGTTGGTGGTGGTTTTAGACAGGGTCCTTTCAAACATAAAGGTTCGTTCGaagataaaacataataaaaatccattatttttttttatatatatatacttcttcAACAATGAAACTTAATAAAAATCaactaattttttatatatagttTTTCTGACTTTTTAGATATAAAATTACAAATAATATATCAAGATCAGCATTGAAAAACGAATAAGCATGATCATGGTCTTAGATGATTTCCCTTTTAATAAATGTCTTCATCATAGTTTATTGTTATTAATTGATATTCATAATTACATGTCTTACAAAGAATGTCTTTATATGTTTCTTGTCAACCTCTACTATAAACATACTAACCATAAAACTACCTGTCAAGAGAAAGGATGCACCCTAATATATAAATCTTTTCAACTCATGGGGCAGTTGACTATAAACAAAATTTGTGATTTTAGAAGAAAATCAAAACTAATCATACCATTAAAAACTTGCATGCTTACCATACATATTTAGGGGACTGTAAACGAATCAAACGTCCAATGAATTTTTCGTGAACCGTTAGGCAGAAGgtccgtttatttaataaatgaacgggCATGAATACAAGTTATCGTTCGTTTAATTATGTTTGTGAACGTTCGTTTACTTAAGTTCcttttatgtccatacatgtTCAATTGTCCTTGATTACATTACTATCTTATATGTTTGTCTATGTTTATAGATCTTCAATTATGTTTgattatctttgtttgtttatgctcgtttagcatgttcacgaacataaacgaatagacatgaacaatgtaatttgttaaacgaacgGACATGAAAAAAGACAACTCGGCCGTTTATCCGTTCGTGTTTGTTCATTTGTTCGGCTAACTTAAACAAACGGACATTAACAAGCACATGTTTGTGTTCGTTTACAACCCTACACATATCCAATATTTTAATTTGATAAACCAATTCATAAGAATGGTTTGATAAGCATGGGGGctatttgttttgaattatgaCAAAAACATGTTGCATCGAAAAGCACATGCTTATTAATAAATTTAAGCTCATAAAAGatataattatgaataatacatattGTTAGTGAGTCATATGCCATAGTCTTGAACATATATCACTCATAAATTATGAATTTCGTCTCTAAGCTTAAGATAAAAAAGGAAGTTAGAATGTTATAAATCACTTAGTACTTCTAATGATTTCCTTTTTCGTTCATAATGTAGTTGACACCTGACGAATTTTGAGCTTCAGAAATGGGAAAAAAATGTTTGCTATGTGATTGCTACTACTTAAGGCCAAAAAATTTGGGGCCTCTTGGAATGATGGACCCTTGGTGTTCGCTTATGTTGTCCACCGTCTAGGACGACCTTGGTTTTAGACGATGTATTTGGTCTGTAATTTGGATTTCGTTCCTGTTTGTCAACAATAAAATCTTCCTTCGTTTTTTCGACGTTGGTGTTGTTAATATATGATGACATTTCTGACTATCTTTCCAATTTGTCTTCAAAAATCTAGTTTTCCATATCGGTTAAGCATTTTCTTCAAAATATGAGTAAGTTTGTGCACTCTCTGTCACATCGTAGTAGTCTTTATGCATCAACATTTGCACCAATTCTTGCGTCAAAATACACTTTTTAGAACTTAATATACCTTGTCACTAAGATACAACTAATATTTTGAAGTTACGGTACTAGGCTGAACCGTTAGTACATTCATAGCCACTGAACCGATGTTAGTATTTCATATTAAGCAAATTGTTCTCTTTACTTATaccatttaaaaaaatcaaatttagcACATTTTTTTGGTGTTAGTATTTCATATTAAACAAATTGTTCTCTTTAGTGAtaccattttaaaaaaaaatcaaatttagcACATTTTTGGACAGTTATATTACAAGCATAGTCGGTCAATTTATAAATAGAAAGTTTGTCTTGGGACGTTTGAACTTTTGAACGTTTTGATTGAGAATAATGCTCAAACCATGAGATCCTGATGATACTCACATGATACAAGCCCGTTTGAGAATCTCCCAAAGAAGAAGACAAGAGAATGAAGCAATTTTTTGGGGTTTTTCACTCATGTACCAAAAACGATACTTACAAACAATTTAAATATGCATGCACCTACTGGAAACTAGGAACAAACTGGTCATGGACCTTGTGAAAATAAACATGATTAAGGATTGACTAATTCAACTAAGAGACTTCTTCTGTCCATGTGCTCTTTGTTATTCTCTGAACCTTGCAGACCTTTAGTGTTCCTTTTGGGCCTTGCATAGTCATCTGATGATAGCAATCAAACCCAAAATGAGAGCGTGTATCAACTATTAGGCCAGACCAAATATGAACCGAATCGGTTCAAATATATATTAGGCTCAcaacaataaaaaagaattagaGCTTTTCAAGGTATACACACTTCCTTAAAATATCTATGATCAAACTATCAACAATCATGTATAACAAAAACAATAAGTTACTTACAATATAAATTGAACGAATTTGTGAaagataaatatttatttaatgtGTGAGACTAATCCACCTAATAGAGGCTTTGCCTTTTAGATTAAATATCTAGGGTTTTAATCCGGACCTTGATGATTTCTTTTAATTTGGTGATACTAGTTTGTAACCACTAGCCAGCCGTTAaataagtaataataataataataataatagtatcaTATCAACATGATTTAGTATGTCTTCCTGATGTAATATTTTCTTATGACATTAATAATATAAAGTAATTAACAAACATATATCTATAGATGCTATACTATACACCTTAACTTCTATAATTGTTAAAATATGTCATCATACTTGATAAATGATTAATTATAGTATCAAACCACAAAGTTTtgtattacattttttttttacaaaccaTATAAACAGTAGAAGGAATATCGTAACAAGTGTGCAAAGTATTATTTTTTTGGACCTTAAAATCTAATTGGTATATTACTTTTTTCTTCTAATCTTTCAACAATTATCGGATAAAAATTTCAAAGTTAAACTCGAAACCTTATCTACGTCACACTTTCCATATTTTAAAATAACTAGGAAAATAATGCATATACACTTTATAGAGTTTTGTTTGTTTAATCTCTCAAAACTCAAAAACCTGCTTTGTGATCATTTTCCATTGGTATTGGAGTATCGTCAAAGAACTTAACTTCTGTTGCAGTTAACAGTCCAAATAAAGCTCGATGCAAGAAACATGGTAGGGTAATATCTCTAAGAAGAACAAAACTCGTCCCATATAGGCAAAAATGTGCATTGTTTGAAAAAGACTATTTAAGAGATACAAAATATTTCACCCCTTGGCAAAAGCCGGAAAACAAATATAAAAAGAAGAAAATAGCACATATAATTGCTTCTAACAATTCATTTAAAAGTCCAAAAACCAAAAACAGTtattttttatatgaaaaaaCTAAAGAAAAGAATCCATGCTGGTCCGGTTCCagtttaatttctcttttttctGAATCTGAAGTCTGAACCCAGCCAGAGCCACTCGTAGTCGTAACTTACTAGCCCAATTCTGGCCAATTCTACTTTTTTAGGAAAAAAATACTTTGGTAGGAGCCTGACGAGAAATAaatgtacaacaataaatatGATGGAGCCATTTTCCTCATTAATAACTACTGTACTACACATATGTGTCTCACCACTAACCAAACAAAACATCCTTCCTTAAACCCTACTCGCCTACTACACTTATTTGCATCCTTATATATCCTTTTATGCTTAATCACCAAAATAACCTTAATCCTTACCCAAATTTTGGTTCATGGGCCGGGTAATTAACTATTAACTATTAACTATtaactaaacaaaaaaaaaatctcgtGAAAACCAAGCTCCTGCAACAAGACactcccactctctctctcttctctccaaTCCATGCAACAAAAGATCCTCGTGATGAAGAGCTCTTAATTTTCACGAGTTTTATCTTTCTTTCTCAGAGCCTTCAGACATTTGAATTCTCTTCTTCAGTTTGAATTCCATTCTATTCCTCCAATcctcctacacataacataaatgATAAATACCCCCCAAATCCACCATTTTCTTCTCTACACATTCCACACCACCTTCAATGGCAACATTCAAAACCACCTTCCTTTTCTATTATTCCATTCTATTACTATCCTCCATCTTTTCCACCCAAACCACCTCCTCCCCTGATCACCAACCCCTCAAAACCTACATCATCCAACTCCACCCACAAGCCATGTCATTATCACCCTCCCTTTTCAAATCCAAACTCCATTTCCACCTCTCCTTTCTCCAAAAAATCATCAACGACCCTCCTTCCTCCCGTCTCTTATACTCATACCAATCCGCCATGGACGGTTTTGCAGCCCAGCTCTCAGACTCCGAGCTACACTCCATGCAAAAACTCCACCACGTTATCGCAATACGACCCGACCGAGTCCACAAACTCCACACCACCTACTCCTACAAGTTCCTGGGCCTGAGCCCAACGATAAAAACCGGTGCTTGGGTCAAATCCGGGTTCGGACGCGGGTCCATCATCGGTGTACTCGACACCGGGGTATGGCCCGAAAGCCCGAGCTTCAACGACCAAGGAATGCCACCTGTCCCTGCCAAATGGCGAGGCCTTTGCCAACCTGGAGACGACTTTAACACCTCCAATTGCAACAAAAAACTAATCGGGGCTCGGTTTTTCAGTAAAGGTCATCGGGTCGCTTCATTGACTCCAACCGAAAACGAAGTGTCCGAATATTTATCTGCCCGAGACTCCCACGGGCACGGGACCCACACCGCGTCAACCGCAGCGGGGTCTGCGGTCCCGATGGCGAGTGTCCTCGGGAACGGGGCGGGTGAGGCGAGAGGTATGGCACCCGGGTCACATATCGCGATATATAAAGTGTGTTGGTTTAGCGGGTGTTACA includes these proteins:
- the LOC111912545 gene encoding xyloglucan galactosyltransferase MUR3 codes for the protein MRRRSPVTPSTDHMEKGTNKSQQSRLCVLGLLCAFFWGFLLYFHFVIIGGRSFQVNPISSESRTLEPIPVSRPIPEIDIDHVENYDKSESRDLVVAQLKTPKPEPVIEPKTDDLDKPEVFHSVTPQPKIPQPDPVIEQKNDDLNKPKVFPFVKALKTTENKSDPCGGRYVYVHDLPPRFNEDMLKQCRSLSKWTNMCKFTTNAGLGPPLENTEGVFSDNGWYATNQFAVDVIFSNRMKQYECLTKDSSLAAAIFVPFYAGFDIARYLWGYNISTRDAASLDLVDWLQKRPEWSIMGGKDHFLVAGRITWDFRRLSEEETDWGNKLLFLPAAKNMSMLVVESSPWNANDFAIPYPTYFHPSKDSEVFAWQDRMMNLDRKWLFCFAGAPRPDNPKSIRGQIIDQCKNSDVGKLLECDLGESKCHSPSSIMQMFQSSVFCLQPQGDSYTRRSAFDSMLAGCIPVFFHPGSAYTQYTWHLPKNYTKYSVFIPEDDLRKKNISLEERLGQIPVDQVKMMREEVINLIPRLIYADPRSKLESHKDAFDVSVQAIINKVTRLRKDMIDGRTDDDFIEELSWKYALLDEGEYVGVHEWDPFFSKPKPNDGNTDSDGSSAEVAKNSWKNEQRDHS